Proteins from a genomic interval of Anatilimnocola floriformis:
- a CDS encoding type II secretion system F family protein has protein sequence MDTWFPTFFRLATSASSFTLFWPWTTTFAQQRALLRLIAVAQEENLPLAPLLEQWADDESGLQQFRVRRLARLIAGGRSVADAAEAVPGVLRDEDILTLRFDAQSGTRTAAVRASLVHPAAVGFQAWQYFRSMFIYFGTVLPISLALILFGQLRILPRLDRIFSDFGRRRPAIFAWSVNSLEPYSNLLLISALLLLIVIIWLFSTRMGRLLRWSLAGSLFRFLREWRAADVLQKLQVAASAGRPIPGALSTLAQFHPDPKLRHELLVVRNDVEQGLPVWQSMSQVGLLSPAEANLIVVAEQQGSPTWALEQLVEVKQRRVAARLEKVGEFLLPAFVLLMAGLVIFQASLLFVPLVTLLEGLL, from the coding sequence ATGGATACCTGGTTCCCCACTTTTTTTCGACTGGCGACGAGTGCGTCGTCGTTCACGCTCTTCTGGCCGTGGACGACTACGTTCGCGCAGCAGCGAGCATTACTGCGGCTCATTGCGGTTGCTCAAGAGGAGAACTTGCCGCTCGCGCCGTTGCTCGAGCAGTGGGCCGATGACGAATCAGGGCTGCAACAATTTCGCGTGCGGCGTTTGGCCAGGCTAATCGCTGGTGGGCGTTCTGTGGCGGATGCGGCCGAAGCTGTGCCGGGTGTGCTCCGAGATGAAGACATTCTGACGCTCCGATTCGACGCTCAATCAGGCACGCGCACGGCAGCCGTTCGCGCCAGCCTCGTTCATCCCGCTGCCGTCGGGTTCCAGGCTTGGCAATATTTCCGCAGCATGTTCATTTATTTCGGCACTGTGCTGCCCATTAGCCTGGCGTTGATTCTGTTTGGCCAGTTACGGATCCTGCCGCGCCTGGATCGCATTTTCAGCGATTTTGGCAGACGCAGGCCAGCCATATTTGCCTGGTCTGTGAATTCGCTCGAGCCGTACTCGAACCTGCTGCTGATTTCGGCGCTACTCTTGTTGATTGTGATCATTTGGCTGTTTTCGACTCGCATGGGACGTCTGCTCCGCTGGTCGCTCGCCGGCAGCCTCTTTCGCTTCTTGCGCGAATGGCGTGCTGCCGATGTGCTGCAGAAATTGCAAGTTGCCGCCTCAGCCGGTCGGCCAATCCCAGGGGCACTATCGACACTCGCCCAGTTTCACCCAGATCCAAAGTTGCGCCATGAGTTGCTCGTGGTCCGCAACGACGTCGAGCAGGGATTGCCGGTTTGGCAAAGCATGTCGCAGGTTGGCTTGCTTTCGCCCGCCGAGGCAAACTTGATCGTTGTGGCCGAGCAACAAGGATCGCCGACTTGGGCGCTCGAACAACTCGTCGAAGTCAAACAGCGCCGCGTCGCCGCGCGCCTGGAAAAGGTAGGGGAGTTCTTACTGCCCGCATTCGTGCTGCTGATGGCTGGCCTGGTCATCTTTCAAGCCAGCCTGCTATTCGTGCCCCTGGTCACTCTTCTGGAAGGGTTGCTGTGA
- a CDS encoding type II secretion system F family protein, which translates to MPQYRYQALNANQQPVSGEITADGFADALSQLAAQGLAVQALVDVAVSEQVGLAGSNVEDQVAWQQQLLKLLERGRELLPPLKAFVEELPVGQRRRQLELLTNTLERGSIPADAMATLQALPGYWIPLLSAATASRDPGRILREFLRETEQAEQLRRQWRQTLAYPLLLLGLAVAVLIGLSIIVIPIFRNIFDGFGIRVPLPTRLVLVISEWITSGRVLVVLVVGAVFGFGFYRGCRWLSPTLRESWADRFALWIGHSTAIARFAQFTADLLEAEVSPEHALRLAGLATGSGPIQRAAVRVAAGLTSSTEEACEKNRRVLTRTVHYALVTPTSNAGRMRLLREIGASYAERMSWRLSWARGFVEPLAICLVGLIVGGVAFALFLPLFSLLHALA; encoded by the coding sequence ATGCCTCAATATCGATATCAGGCCCTGAACGCCAACCAACAGCCAGTGAGCGGTGAGATTACCGCGGACGGCTTTGCGGACGCACTGAGCCAGCTGGCAGCGCAGGGCCTGGCTGTTCAAGCGCTGGTCGATGTGGCGGTCTCGGAGCAAGTTGGATTGGCAGGATCCAATGTCGAGGACCAAGTCGCCTGGCAACAGCAACTCTTAAAGTTACTCGAGCGCGGCCGCGAACTTCTGCCGCCACTCAAAGCTTTTGTGGAAGAGTTGCCAGTTGGACAGCGTCGCCGGCAATTGGAATTGCTTACCAATACGCTCGAGCGCGGCAGCATTCCGGCCGATGCAATGGCCACCTTGCAAGCGCTTCCTGGCTATTGGATCCCGCTGCTGAGCGCCGCAACTGCCTCGCGCGATCCTGGTCGGATCCTGCGAGAGTTTCTCCGCGAGACCGAACAAGCCGAGCAACTGCGCAGGCAATGGCGGCAAACTCTGGCGTATCCATTGCTGCTGCTAGGCTTGGCAGTAGCGGTGCTGATCGGACTTAGCATCATCGTCATCCCCATTTTTCGCAATATCTTCGATGGGTTCGGCATTCGCGTTCCGCTACCCACGCGTTTGGTACTGGTGATCTCGGAGTGGATCACCAGCGGCCGGGTTTTGGTGGTGCTCGTCGTTGGCGCAGTGTTCGGTTTCGGTTTTTATCGCGGCTGCCGTTGGCTGTCGCCGACGTTGCGCGAATCGTGGGCCGATCGCTTCGCGCTGTGGATCGGTCACTCGACGGCGATAGCTCGCTTCGCGCAATTCACTGCCGACTTGCTCGAAGCAGAGGTCAGCCCTGAACATGCGTTGCGTCTTGCAGGCCTGGCAACCGGCAGCGGCCCGATTCAGCGCGCGGCCGTACGAGTTGCCGCGGGATTGACCAGCTCAACAGAAGAAGCCTGTGAAAAGAATCGACGTGTGCTGACGCGCACCGTGCATTACGCCCTGGTCACTCCCACCTCGAACGCCGGCCGCATGCGATTGCTGCGTGAAATTGGCGCGAGCTATGCCGAGCGAATGAGTTGGCGATTGTCATGGGCTCGAGGTTTTGTCGAGCCGCTAGCGATCTGCCTCGTCGGCTTGATTGTTGGCGGCGTCGCGTTCGCTTTGTTTCTCCCGCTATTCAGTCTGTTACACGCACTTGCTTGA
- a CDS encoding type II secretion system F family protein: MKTATLPDIIALNDRLAAMAAAEVPLSRDLVRSNAELPTTLHEVSAAVSRRVEAGQTLEQSLAAEERLTPAYHLLLQISANSNDRGGALSRPQRLANSSENSAQILSRALTYPLIVCSLAYCGLALFCLYLVPTLEQLYGNLRIPTGWALRLLTGLRITLPYWIALPPVLLSLIVWLLRRQSNSGGWQQAGAWLPGMRRVIREQQCSAFADSIANLLAAGMPFESALRLNIETSNDPIFSRSLGASAASMTRNAHTAVEDAFVHLPPFLRWALFRSEPLLDRVSALRLAADLYYEAAQRRISRMRITVPIVFSALLGGGVTLLYALALFVPLAHLLRSIAAS, translated from the coding sequence ATGAAGACGGCAACACTTCCAGACATCATTGCGTTGAACGATCGCCTCGCAGCGATGGCGGCTGCAGAGGTTCCGCTAAGTCGCGATTTAGTTCGTTCCAATGCGGAACTGCCGACAACGCTGCACGAGGTGAGCGCTGCCGTTTCGCGCCGCGTCGAAGCTGGGCAAACGCTAGAGCAATCGCTGGCTGCCGAAGAACGCCTCACGCCTGCCTACCATTTGTTGTTGCAGATCAGCGCGAACAGCAACGATCGTGGCGGCGCCCTCAGCAGGCCGCAGCGACTAGCCAACTCCAGTGAGAACTCTGCACAAATACTGTCGCGAGCGCTGACCTATCCTCTGATTGTTTGCAGCCTGGCTTATTGCGGATTGGCGCTCTTCTGCTTGTATCTTGTGCCTACGCTCGAGCAACTGTACGGGAATCTACGCATCCCCACGGGTTGGGCCCTGCGCCTGCTGACTGGCCTGCGAATAACGCTGCCATATTGGATCGCATTGCCGCCTGTGCTGCTGAGTTTGATCGTCTGGTTGCTCCGGCGCCAATCGAACTCAGGCGGCTGGCAGCAAGCAGGCGCATGGTTGCCGGGAATGCGACGCGTCATTCGCGAACAACAATGCAGCGCCTTCGCCGACTCGATCGCTAATTTGCTGGCAGCAGGAATGCCGTTTGAGAGTGCGCTGCGGCTCAACATCGAGACCAGCAACGATCCGATTTTTTCTCGCAGCCTCGGCGCGAGTGCGGCCTCGATGACGCGCAACGCACACACTGCCGTCGAAGACGCGTTCGTGCACTTGCCTCCATTCCTGCGCTGGGCCCTCTTTCGGAGTGAGCCCCTGCTGGATCGCGTAAGTGCGTTGCGTTTGGCAGCCGATCTGTATTACGAAGCGGCGCAAAGGCGAATCTCGCGAATGCGAATCACTGTTCCGATCGTGTTCAGCGCGTTGCTCGGCGGTGGTGTGACACTCCTCTATGCCCTGGCTTTATTTGTACCCCTGGCGCATTTGCTGCGCTCAATCGCAGCGAGCTAA
- a CDS encoding RNA polymerase sigma factor → MSATQAFSARVRECTDQLAVTGVAALGMLYDLTAQRLVRFAVTVSYHQHDAEDAVQAVLARLATSPQQLKDVGCPWAYLLRMVRNEVIAIHRRQKRCTAAGDLSDLITRCPIDEAEREESHRAVWAALRSLPVDQAEVVVLKIWEEMTFAQIGEILELSLNTVASRYQYGIAKLTSRLTKQPTRVRHG, encoded by the coding sequence ATGAGTGCGACCCAAGCTTTTTCCGCGCGAGTTCGTGAGTGCACCGACCAGTTGGCGGTGACGGGCGTTGCTGCGCTGGGAATGCTGTATGACTTGACTGCGCAAAGACTTGTGCGGTTCGCGGTAACTGTATCCTATCACCAGCACGACGCCGAAGACGCGGTGCAAGCAGTTCTGGCCCGGCTGGCTACGAGCCCGCAGCAATTGAAGGACGTCGGCTGTCCCTGGGCTTATCTGCTGCGAATGGTTCGCAACGAAGTCATCGCCATCCACCGACGGCAAAAGCGCTGCACCGCAGCCGGCGATTTGTCGGATTTGATCACGCGCTGTCCCATTGATGAGGCTGAACGCGAAGAATCCCATCGCGCAGTCTGGGCTGCTCTTCGATCGCTGCCGGTTGATCAGGCCGAAGTGGTGGTTCTCAAAATCTGGGAGGAGATGACATTCGCCCAAATCGGCGAGATTCTCGAACTCTCGCTGAATACGGTTGCCAGCCGGTATCAGTATGGCATCGCCAAGTTGACCAGCCGACTGACCAAGCAACCCACGAGGGTGCGGCATGGATAA
- a CDS encoding cadherin domain-containing protein: MSAQLTSVNDLTLVTSAQLTSSQGILMALNKSLVVNAGGTISLPSSTSDLIASGTGSISLTTTRNISLGLFASITTASGDLSLSANQQVAPSTGSFVGIEIIGGTINVGNGNLSIKGRGGDNSSNNYGVFVRGSQGQVMSTGGAILVEGRAGGSGGGNSNFGVYLLSGAGISSAGSMSTATVTVKGYGGNFNGNGGSNNGVVVEQSDAFIRSNGGALLVEGTGGGGGGSGNNYGVHAMGGVIESTAAAVTVKGYGGNLSGAVGSDNYGVLVRGSSGLISAFSSVVVQGTGGGTGNSFNNFGVYLLSGGTITSTGTVASSTVAVSGNGGNSTGAGNTNFGVFIENSAATVSSSGGAIEITGISGSGATSPAISLQNTGRILGTSANAMVTLVGDSMDFLPSTSINAGSNFVTLKPRTAGTLINLGGDDGLIGSPLVLGLTDAAIDRVTAGTLQIGVPSSGTINVTSAISYEGNLTLVTGGGLSGSAGLTTGSATATTLRVQQTGNSTYTGVLGGNTTNANNFRLIKEGAGSLILTAAHTYAGNTLVNAGELRINGSLADTSETLAQTGGTVGGTGVLNNLLNASSLSTISPGNGMIGTLTVNHSALSGLQMGSPSQLNIELGGIASYDKLIVNGTISLSAGATLNLSSFNGYAPAPNSTFVFVVNDSSDPIVGTFVAGAGSSLVPGTVLTEGTLVSSNFLGSGLPAYITYLGGDGNDAAITLAGGQIEITSGATASIPENSVAAAYTIHAEFLGPGGTIAYGISGVDAARFQVNGSSGAITFVAPPNFENPVDSGFNNTYDIVVVASAGQLTATKPVVITVTDVNESPMIAAQTFSIPESVSIVVNGTFEYPHTNPANGLPFGWQRTGSVEVIGEDSTSGAGPAFDGEQFVDLNGEGTGGVSQVLATVPGHSYSLTFSYANNYAWTSPSNPATALVSIRSNSTDLVPAFSISHGSSNSLGLNWTLHAVNFTATSSSTTLQFLSTIPFGDGGIYIDGVSVVDQTMGTVNGSVVGTVSSSDVDISDTKTFAITGGNSSNAFAIHPTTGLLTVTNGSLLNFEERPTYVLMVSVTDAGGLTAINNMTINVTNLNEAPIVASQSFSIAENSPNGTLAGTVLAFDMDQADSKTFTITAGNLTGAFAINANTGAIRVADSVLLDYESVSSFALTVQVTDNGSPALSSTATVTINVTDRSEGRVFIPTTLTANAGGTLVVPVNLNVTEVDGAAVSSAVISLAYDSSKFTFNSINLAGGPLAGFSLDTSSSTPGNLVFTATGTAGALITSGTTVTLANVTFNVAAGAAAGASELNLRAATNISDATPNLFLLGPAITDGSTDANVDGSVAISAGPLAIASIVPTATGFVVTFNRPVNPANLNLYQQTGAGGILGAADVTLVGTTTGAVRGSVVFNSTNTAFTFIKTGMLTTETGVAQAAGRVPGILAPDTYTVTLRSNAADGFVDLAGNALRDFAGATAGDYTTTFNVATPATGTVTISVPDFARGYGQAVRVPNTAATGLPVVISDGTNVASVSFRLNFDPTLLSVTSFVVNPAIVGASATFTAVSPGVVQVTMSSASAFAATADALSLGEFVSAVPDTATYAAKDLLTFTNVQIGSVSSGPLPTLIDNGLHISSFLGDVNGSQSYNAADTGLIQRAILGINSGFAAYQLADPYIVGDINHSLSFAAADTGFVQRQILNIVVPNIPALPVGVTPPVGTPGPDPKLFIPNNLSGSVDADGNSANGIQVDIPVMLEVTEPSGITMNGFDLTFSYDPTKLTIPGSAGAPTSLSFGSFLAGAGFSGAYTIPSPGLVQVTASSGGASPQYAFGTVGALFTIRATVVAGATGTTKLNLRSGASVVDTDFIDLTLIPAPTNADTDSVDGAVVFAAPVNNPPVFVGSPYTFSLITGTDGDDRIIVGQLRDGRFRVRLGRQHLGDFVAAGVAIDSLRGEDFVYASPFASAVVVTGELTESDHVFGGENTQIVNSQTPEVSQQGASSGTLNDSALLQLISNWSNEFSDINPNGHSSRTGLSRRR; this comes from the coding sequence GTGAGCGCGCAACTCACATCGGTGAATGACCTGACGCTGGTCACAAGCGCACAGCTAACCTCGAGTCAAGGCATCCTGATGGCACTCAACAAGAGTCTTGTCGTCAATGCCGGCGGAACGATCAGTTTGCCGAGTAGTACGAGCGATCTCATAGCTAGTGGGACCGGATCGATCTCATTGACCACGACGAGAAACATTTCGCTGGGCCTATTTGCGAGTATCACTACAGCAAGTGGTGACCTGTCGTTGAGTGCCAATCAGCAAGTTGCTCCGTCGACCGGATCCTTTGTTGGTATCGAGATCATCGGTGGAACGATCAACGTCGGTAACGGTAACTTATCCATCAAAGGTCGTGGCGGGGACAACTCGTCGAACAACTACGGCGTCTTCGTGAGAGGATCCCAAGGGCAAGTGATGTCGACTGGCGGCGCAATCCTCGTGGAGGGGAGGGCTGGGGGAAGTGGCGGCGGCAACTCGAATTTTGGCGTGTACCTCCTCTCCGGCGCAGGAATCTCTAGCGCGGGGAGCATGTCGACAGCGACGGTCACTGTGAAGGGCTACGGCGGCAATTTCAATGGCAATGGTGGCAGTAACAACGGAGTGGTAGTTGAACAGTCTGACGCGTTCATCAGATCAAATGGTGGCGCGTTGCTCGTTGAGGGAACGGGAGGGGGTGGCGGTGGTAGCGGGAACAACTACGGCGTCCACGCAATGGGCGGAGTGATCGAAAGTACGGCGGCGGCCGTCACCGTCAAGGGATACGGAGGAAATCTGAGTGGAGCGGTCGGTTCGGACAACTACGGTGTGCTTGTCCGCGGTTCCTCGGGACTAATCTCGGCGTTCAGTTCTGTAGTCGTACAAGGCACCGGGGGAGGGACCGGCAACAGCTTCAACAATTTCGGCGTCTACTTGTTGTCGGGCGGGACAATCACGAGCACTGGCACTGTGGCCAGTTCAACTGTTGCTGTCTCGGGAAATGGCGGGAACAGTACGGGGGCTGGAAATACCAATTTTGGAGTCTTCATCGAAAACTCTGCCGCGACGGTCAGTTCTAGCGGTGGGGCAATCGAAATCACTGGGATCAGCGGGAGCGGCGCTACTAGTCCCGCAATTTCACTGCAAAACACTGGCAGAATATTGGGGACGTCAGCTAACGCGATGGTGACCCTAGTCGGGGATTCGATGGATTTTCTGCCCAGCACATCCATCAATGCGGGATCCAATTTCGTCACTCTCAAGCCGCGGACTGCAGGCACTCTGATCAATTTAGGAGGCGACGACGGTTTGATTGGAAGCCCCTTAGTTCTTGGGCTAACTGATGCTGCGATTGATCGCGTTACTGCGGGAACACTCCAGATTGGGGTTCCGAGTAGTGGCACGATCAACGTCACTTCCGCAATCAGCTATGAGGGCAACCTCACGTTGGTGACGGGTGGCGGATTGTCTGGAAGCGCCGGCCTAACGACCGGATCTGCGACCGCCACAACGCTTCGAGTTCAACAAACCGGCAATTCGACTTACACCGGTGTCCTCGGTGGCAACACTACGAATGCAAACAACTTCCGCCTGATAAAGGAAGGTGCTGGCAGCTTAATTTTGACAGCCGCTCACACGTATGCGGGTAACACGTTGGTGAACGCAGGCGAATTGCGAATCAACGGTTCGCTCGCGGACACAAGCGAAACTCTAGCGCAGACCGGCGGAACTGTGGGCGGAACGGGGGTGCTCAACAATTTACTCAATGCAAGTTCCCTGAGTACTATTTCACCGGGCAACGGCATGATCGGTACGTTGACGGTAAACCATTCTGCACTCTCAGGGTTGCAAATGGGCAGCCCGAGTCAACTAAACATTGAGCTCGGCGGAATCGCGTCTTACGACAAATTGATCGTGAACGGCACCATTTCTCTTTCTGCTGGCGCTACACTCAACCTGTCTTCATTCAATGGCTATGCACCCGCGCCAAACTCTACATTCGTGTTCGTCGTTAACGACTCTAGCGACCCGATTGTCGGGACTTTTGTGGCAGGAGCTGGGAGTAGTCTTGTTCCGGGCACCGTGCTAACCGAGGGCACGCTTGTCAGTTCGAACTTCCTGGGAAGCGGCTTGCCTGCCTATATCACTTATCTAGGAGGCGATGGCAATGACGCTGCGATCACTCTCGCTGGCGGACAAATCGAAATCACGAGCGGTGCAACGGCGAGTATTCCAGAAAACAGCGTGGCGGCCGCTTACACGATTCATGCCGAGTTCCTCGGCCCGGGAGGTACGATTGCCTACGGCATTTCTGGAGTCGATGCGGCGCGATTCCAGGTGAATGGCAGTTCGGGAGCAATCACATTCGTAGCACCTCCCAACTTTGAGAATCCCGTCGACTCTGGATTCAACAATACCTACGACATCGTTGTGGTTGCATCAGCAGGACAATTGACCGCCACTAAGCCAGTGGTCATCACCGTTACCGATGTCAATGAGTCTCCGATGATCGCCGCACAAACTTTCTCGATTCCAGAGAGTGTTTCGATCGTAGTTAACGGGACCTTCGAATATCCCCATACGAATCCGGCAAATGGCCTTCCTTTCGGCTGGCAAAGAACAGGCAGCGTCGAAGTAATCGGGGAGGACTCTACTTCGGGCGCCGGTCCGGCATTCGATGGTGAACAATTCGTGGATCTGAACGGCGAAGGAACCGGCGGCGTTTCTCAAGTGCTAGCAACTGTTCCCGGCCACTCGTACTCCTTGACGTTTAGCTATGCCAACAATTACGCGTGGACAAGTCCGTCCAATCCTGCGACTGCACTCGTTAGCATTCGTAGCAATTCGACCGACTTAGTTCCGGCGTTCTCTATTTCTCATGGCTCATCTAACAGCTTGGGCCTGAATTGGACGCTTCATGCGGTCAACTTTACCGCTACTAGCTCAAGCACCACTTTGCAATTCCTATCGACGATTCCGTTCGGTGACGGCGGCATTTACATCGATGGGGTCTCTGTTGTCGACCAGACAATGGGCACTGTGAACGGCAGTGTTGTCGGCACCGTCAGCAGCAGCGACGTCGACATCAGCGATACCAAGACTTTCGCAATCACTGGCGGAAATTCATCTAACGCTTTCGCGATTCACCCCACCACGGGATTGCTCACGGTCACAAATGGCTCACTGCTGAACTTTGAGGAGAGGCCGACGTATGTCTTGATGGTTTCCGTGACTGACGCCGGTGGGTTGACAGCGATAAATAATATGACGATCAACGTTACGAACCTCAATGAGGCTCCTATCGTTGCCTCGCAATCATTTTCAATCGCCGAAAACTCGCCCAATGGCACATTGGCCGGCACTGTCCTCGCATTCGACATGGACCAGGCAGATTCGAAGACGTTTACGATTACGGCAGGAAATCTGACGGGTGCTTTCGCGATTAACGCGAACACTGGCGCAATCAGAGTGGCCGATAGCGTGCTTCTGGACTACGAGTCTGTTTCCAGCTTTGCGCTCACGGTGCAAGTCACCGACAACGGCTCGCCGGCGCTCAGCAGCACGGCGACCGTGACGATCAACGTGACCGATCGGAGCGAAGGCCGAGTCTTCATTCCGACCACACTCACGGCGAACGCCGGTGGCACGCTTGTTGTGCCCGTGAATCTCAACGTCACCGAAGTCGATGGCGCTGCCGTGAGCAGCGCGGTCATTTCGCTCGCTTACGATTCCTCGAAGTTCACCTTCAACTCGATCAATCTGGCCGGTGGACCGCTCGCTGGCTTCAGCCTCGATACCAGCAGCAGCACTCCCGGCAACTTGGTCTTCACTGCGACCGGAACTGCGGGCGCGTTGATCACCAGTGGCACGACCGTGACGCTGGCGAACGTCACCTTCAACGTTGCTGCCGGGGCAGCCGCTGGAGCGAGCGAGCTCAATCTGCGAGCCGCGACCAACATCAGCGATGCCACGCCGAACTTGTTCTTGCTCGGTCCTGCAATCACCGATGGCAGTACCGATGCGAATGTCGATGGCAGTGTGGCGATTAGCGCCGGTCCGCTCGCGATCGCCAGCATCGTGCCGACGGCGACTGGTTTTGTGGTGACCTTCAATCGGCCGGTCAATCCCGCGAATCTGAATCTCTACCAGCAAACGGGTGCTGGCGGCATCTTGGGCGCGGCGGACGTGACCTTGGTGGGTACGACTACCGGCGCGGTTCGCGGCTCGGTGGTATTCAATAGCACCAACACGGCATTCACGTTCATCAAGACCGGCATGCTGACGACCGAAACGGGCGTTGCCCAAGCGGCCGGTCGTGTGCCGGGAATTCTGGCGCCAGATACTTACACGGTGACGCTGCGGAGCAACGCCGCCGACGGCTTTGTCGACCTGGCCGGAAATGCCCTGCGAGATTTCGCTGGCGCGACGGCGGGAGACTACACGACGACGTTCAACGTGGCGACGCCAGCGACGGGAACGGTCACGATTAGCGTTCCCGACTTCGCCCGCGGTTATGGCCAGGCAGTGCGAGTGCCGAACACGGCGGCCACTGGGCTGCCAGTGGTGATCAGCGACGGCACGAATGTGGCCAGCGTCAGCTTCCGTTTGAACTTCGATCCGACGTTGCTGTCGGTCACCAGCTTCGTGGTCAATCCGGCAATCGTGGGCGCTTCGGCGACCTTTACGGCGGTCAGCCCAGGCGTGGTGCAAGTTACGATGAGCAGTGCCTCGGCCTTCGCGGCCACTGCCGACGCGCTTTCGCTGGGTGAGTTTGTATCGGCCGTACCCGACACGGCAACTTACGCCGCGAAAGATTTGTTGACATTCACCAACGTGCAAATCGGCAGCGTGAGCTCTGGCCCGTTGCCGACATTGATCGACAACGGTTTGCACATTTCATCGTTCCTCGGCGACGTCAATGGCTCGCAGTCGTACAACGCAGCCGATACAGGCCTGATCCAGCGGGCGATCTTGGGAATCAATTCGGGCTTCGCGGCCTACCAATTGGCCGATCCGTATATCGTCGGCGACATCAACCACAGCTTGTCGTTCGCAGCTGCAGATACCGGCTTCGTGCAGCGGCAGATTTTGAACATTGTGGTGCCGAACATTCCGGCGCTGCCGGTGGGCGTGACGCCGCCGGTGGGAACTCCTGGTCCGGATCCGAAGTTGTTCATCCCGAATAACTTGTCGGGGTCGGTCGATGCGGATGGAAATTCCGCGAATGGAATTCAGGTTGATATTCCGGTGATGCTGGAAGTGACGGAACCGTCGGGCATCACGATGAATGGTTTTGATCTGACATTCAGCTACGACCCCACGAAGCTGACGATTCCCGGTTCGGCGGGAGCGCCGACGAGCTTGAGCTTCGGCAGCTTTCTGGCCGGTGCAGGCTTCAGCGGGGCGTACACGATTCCTTCGCCGGGCCTGGTTCAGGTAACGGCGTCGTCGGGAGGCGCCTCGCCGCAGTACGCGTTCGGCACGGTGGGCGCGCTGTTCACGATTCGAGCCACGGTGGTGGCGGGAGCGACGGGAACGACGAAGCTGAATCTGCGGAGTGGGGCGTCGGTCGTTGATACCGACTTCATCGATCTGACGTTGATTCCGGCGCCGACGAATGCGGATACCGACTCCGTCGATGGTGCGGTGGTGTTTGCGGCTCCGGTCAACAACCCGCCGGTGTTCGTGGGCTCGCCGTATACGTTCAGCCTCATCACTGGAACAGACGGAGACGATCGTATTATCGTTGGACAGCTACGCGATGGCCGCTTTCGAGTGCGTCTCGGACGCCAACACCTCGGGGACTTCGTAGCAGCTGGAGTCGCAATTGATTCCTTGAGAGGAGAGGACTTTGTCTACGCCTCTCCATTTGCATCGGCCGTCGTTGTAACAGGAGAATTGACGGAGAGTGACCACGTCTTCGGTGGAGAGAACACACAAATTGTGAACTCACAAACCCCTGAAGTGAGTCAACAAGGAGCGAGCAGCGGCACGCTAAATGATTCGGCACTTTTGCAACTCATTTCAAACTGGAGCAATGAGTTCAGTGACATTAATCCAAACGGACATTCCTCGCGTACTGGACTGTCACGCAGGCGATGA